From the genome of Candidatus Defluviilinea proxima:
CCGATGTGATCCCAGTGTCCGTGCGTGAGCAGAATGAGGGAGATTTCTTTCGGGTCAACGTTTAATTTTTGCAGGGCCTTTGTGAAAGTTTTCTGTTGCCCAACGGCGCCAGCATCGATCAAGATCGTCTGTTCGCCGCGCAGGAGGAAACAATTGCATATGCCGAGCGGAATGCGATGGAAAGAGAATGACATGAGCTATATCCTTTCGGGTGTACTGATGTGATTATAACTGCGCTTTGAGTACACTGGCCTTTTATTGGGCATTCCACTGGCTGGCATACCATTCGATATATTCGTTCACATGTGCGCTCCAATATTCTTCGGTGTGAGCGCCACGGTAGAGATGCCATTCATGAACGATGCCTTTTTCGGTAAGGCTTGCTTCCACAGAAATGGCCATGTTCAATTCTTGATCGTTGTCTCCGATGTCCATAAAAATATCTGGGCGTGAGGAATCCGGTATGTTGGCGATCCATTTATCCAGCCGCGAACGATCACCCTGAAGAATGGCAAGGGAATGTAAGCCAACCACACTGAACAGGTCCCAGCGGCTGAGGCCCAATTCAAATGCCCAGCCTGCACCTCGGGACATGCCGCCAATGGCACGATGATTCCGATCGGGCAAGGTACGATAGGTTGAATCAACGTATGGGATGAGGTTGTCTATGAGTCTTTGTCCAAAAGCCGCACCGGGTGGCATATTCCAATAGCGGTCATCGGGAAAGACAATGATGAAAGGTTGTGACTCGCCGGAGCGGATCAGGTTATCTAGAACGTTCGCCGCACCGAGGCGGACCCATTGGTCGGCGGTGTAGGTCTGTCCATGCAGGAGGTAAAGGACAGGGTAGCGCTTGTCCGCTTGCTCATCGTAACAGGGAGGCAAGTAGATGAAATATTCCTGGAAAGGTGTTGTCGTTTCGAGCGTACCGGACTCGATACGGCCAGGTTGAGTGAGACAGGTCAACGGCGTGGGAGTCGGTGTTTCTGTGGGCGACGATGGCGTGAAGGTGCTTGTCGGCGCAGGGGTGGAGGTTAAAGTAGGTGGAACCGCCGTAATAAGGCGGATAGGCTCTTCGGACGGGGCACAGCCGGACAGTCCAGAAAGAAGCGTGAGCAAGATTATTGACAGTATTGTAGCTTGACGGGTATTCATCCCACGCATTATACTCACAGACCTTGATACAGTATCGGGGCGTAGCGCAGTCCGGCTAGCGCGCTTGCTTTGGGAGCAAGAGGCCCCGGGTTCGAATCCCGGCGCCCCGACTCAACTATAGACCCTAAAGGTTTTAAAAACCTTTAGGGTCTTTTAATTGTTTATGCTAAAATCCATATGGAGAACAATCATGGCAAAGAAATTCGATGGAATTATAGAAGCAGTCCGTTATAAGAACGGACAGATCGTAATCGTACGTGCTTATGAACGACGCGGTGCAACATTTTCAGATCGTGTACTGATCGAACGCAAGGATCTGCTTGAACGTATCAAAAGCGGAAAGAAGTTTCTGACGGGGGTGCGCAAAGAATTTTGGGCGGGCACATTCGAAGAAGGAAAACCTGTACAGATCGTGAGCCGTGACGGTAAGGATTTCATTTCAACTCGCAGTGAATCAGATCGCGATGAGTTGGAAGTTCCTGTTTTTTAATTTGGGGTTCCCGAATAAACGCCTTGTCTACATTTCTGTCTGTCATCATTCCTGCTTATAACGAAGAGAGTCGCCTGCCCGACACACTGGAGCAGATGATTCGTTTTTTCGAAAAGCAATCTTTTACATTCGAGATCGTCATTGTTGAGAACGGTAGCGTAGATCGCACACTCCAAGTTGCTCAGGAGTTTGCACAGAAACACAAGGCCATCCGCGTGATTCAAAATGACCAACGTGGTAAGGGACGCGCCATTCAACGAGGCGTAAAGGAAGCCCAAGGCGAGTATTTATTTATGTGCGATGCAGATCTTTCGATGCCTATTGAAGAGATCAGCAGATTCATCCCGCCACAACTCAATAAAGTGGATATTGCCATCGGCTCACGCGAAGCACCCGGCGCTGTTCGTTACAATGAACCTCCGTATCGACATTTTACCGGGCGCGTGTTCAACACTTTGATCCGTTGGTTGGTGTTGCCAGGCTTACAGGATACACAATGTGGCTTCAAATGTATTCGTGCAGATATTGCACGTGATATCTACCCCTATCAAACTCTCACAGGTTGGGCCTTTGATGTAGAACTTCTCTTCATTGCGCGCCACCACGGCTATCAGATTGTTGAAGTCCCCATTCACTGGTATTTCAATGCGGACAGTAAAATAAGTGTCGTCCGAGACTCCCTTCGCATGTTTCTCGATTTGCTCCTGATTCGGCGCAACACGCGCCGCGGATTGTATGATCCAAAACCCTGATCTCTCGTTTGAAACAAATCTTTGGGATAGCGGCCTGTTGTATATCGCAGGCTTGGATGAGGCCGGACGTGGTGCATTGGCAGGGCCTGTTTCTGTTGGGGCAGTGATATTACCGAACGATAAAACGCTTCTTTCCTCGACTTTGGTCGGGGCACGTGATTCCAAGCAGATGACTCCCCTCAAACGTGATTCGCTTGCGCCTCGCATTCGAGAGGTTGCGTTGGCATGGGCAGTCGGTTTTGCTACGGCCGATGAAATAGACGCGCAAGGTATTGTGCGCGCCACACGTTTGGCGGCCATTCGCGCATTGCATCAGTTCACGATCACTCCTCAATATCTACTGACCGACTTCCGTCTCGAACTTCCACAATTGGATATCTCTCAGACATCCCTCGTCAAAGGCGATGCACGATGTTTGAGCATTGCCTGTGCATCCATCCTTGCAAAGACAGAACGTGACGCACTCATGCGCGAATTGGATTCGCAGTATCAAGGCTACGGGTTGATAAAGCATAAGGGATACGGCACACAGGCTCATCGGTCCGCGATGAAGCGATTGGGGTTGTCCGATATACATCGCAAAACATTTCGAGTTAAATAATTACGGATTACGCAGTGCGTAATCCGTAATTGATTCAAACGGGGAAATTTAAGTTTATCCGTTCCCTCTTCGCAGGAAGAACTTGGTGATCTCTTCAGAAATGGCAGGGATCAGCGCCAAGCCCACTACCAAACTCCATTCGCGCAAGCTGAGGAAGTGCGTATTGAAGATCGGTTGCAGGAAAGGCACAGCACACACGATCAGCAACAAAGCAATCGAAAGGCCAACTGCGTATTGCATGTAGCGGTTCGAGAACATGCCAATGCTAAAGAGCGAGGCGCGTTCAGAACGGACGGTGTAAGCGCGGAAAAGCTCACACAAGGAAAGTGTGACGAACGCCATCGTTTCCGCAGATTGCACATCAACGCCGATCCAGTTATGTTGAAGAATGTAAGTAAGTGGATTACCTACAACCACCGCATTGCTTTCAAGATGCCAAAGCAAGCCAAACCCGAAAGCAGTGAGAACAGCTGCTGTCTGTGTGATGGTTTGGATAACCATGCCAACTGCCATACTGCGATTAACAATAGGCTCGTTCTTGGCACGTGGCTTCTGTTGCATGATGTCGGGGTCGCCTTTTTCAACAGCGAGAGCAAGCGCAGGCGCACCGTCTGTGATGAGATTGAGCCAGAGAAGTTGGATCGCCGTCAGCGGAGCGGGGAGCCCAGCCAGGGTGGCAAGGAAGATGATCATGATCTCCGCAATGTTAGAGGAAAGCAGGAAGAACACGAACTTGCGGATGTTCGAATAGATGATACGTCCCTGTTCAACAGCGGCGACGATGCTGGCGTAGTTATCGTCAGTAAGGACCATGTCGGCAGTTTCTTTGGCAACATCCGTACCGGTAATACCCATCGCCACGCCAATATCGGCGCGCTTGATGGCAGGCGCATCGTTGACGCCGTCACCGGTCATGGCTACGATCTCGTCGTTGGCTTGCAGAGCATCGACGATGCGCATCTTGTGTTCGGGGGAGACACGAGCGAACACATCTGTGACTTTGATTTCCTGACGCAACACATCGTCAGACATGGCGTCTACATCCGCGCCGGTGGCAACTTTATGGCCAGGTTGTAGTAACCCGATCGACTCTGCAATGGCACGCGCGGTATTGGGATAATCCCCGGTGATCATCACCGTGCGTATGCCTGCTTCACGGGCATGTGCAAGCGCAGGTTTTACTTCATTACGCGAGGGGTCGATCATACCGACAAGGCCGACAAATACAAGATCCTTTTCTAGTTCATCGGCTTTGAGTTCATCGGGGTTATCGGGCACATTCTCCACCACGCGATAGGCGAGGCCAAGCACACGCAGAGCATCTTTTGTCATGGCGTCGTTGGCGGCAAGGATACGTTTACGAGATTCTTCATCCAACGGCTTTGAGTCGTCATTCATCGTTTGATAGTGCGAGCACAATTCAAGCACTACATCGGGCGCGCCTTTCACGGCGATCACATCCCAATCCTTCATTTTGTTATTGCTAAAGGGAGAAATGTCGTTCACACGCGGTTCGCGGACGTTATGAATGGTGATCATACGTTTGCGTTCTGAGTCGAATGGCACTTCATTTTCACGAGGATACGCTTTGTCAATTTGAAGGTGCTCAGCACCTGCTTTGGTGGCGGCCACGATCAACGCACCTTCGGTTGGGTCACCAACAATGCGATAGGTCTGCTGGTCTTCACTTGTACCTGTAGTTTCGATCTCGGCATCGTTGTTCAACACACCCAGCCAAAGCGTTGTCGATGCACCGGGATATTGAGCGATGTCCACAGGTTTGCCATCTACATGGAATTCACCTTTAGGCACATACCCCGTACCCGTAATATCAATGAATTGACCATCCGTCCACAAACGTGTGACCGTCATTTCGTTTTGCGTGAGTGTGCCAGTTTTGTCGGAACAGATCACAGTGGCAGACCCAAGCGTCTCAACAGAAGCCAGCTTACGGATGAGTGCGTGGCGTTTGATCATCTCCCGCATACCAAGCGCGAGAGAAATGGTCACAACAGCAGGAAGGCCTTCCGGCACGGCGGCAATCGCAAGGCTGACGGCGATGATGAACACTTCTGTGATCTCAGCCGCATATTCTTTCAAATACGCCAGCGGACCGGTAAAGAGCCCGTTGATGTTTGTGTAGTTAATCAACGCCACAACGAACACGATGGCCACAAGGATAAGTGAACCAATGCTTAGGGATTTCCCGAGTTGATCGAGCCTGCGCTGTAACGGGGTTTCTTCTGTTTCCACATTTTGAAGCATGGTTGCAATCAAGCCCAACTGTGTGCGCATGCCGGTGCCCGTCACAACACCGCGTCCGCGCCCATAGGATACAAGAGTGCCCATAAATGCAGTGTTCTTGCGATCACCGAGCGGGACGTTTTTATCGAGAACCGTTGCGGCATTCTTTTGAACGGGGAGTGACTCTCCCGTAAGCGATGCTTCCTCCACACGCAAGTTGACCGCTTCTAACAGACGAATATCGGCAGGGATGAAATTGCCCGCTTCAAGGAAAACAACATCGCCGGGTACCAGTTCATACGAAGGCACAGACCGTCTGTGCCCATCGCGCATCACCTGTGCATCGGGCGCGGCAAGTTTCTTGAGGGCGGCCAGCGCCTCCTCCGCACGTCTTTCCTGCACGATGCCTAACACTGCATTCAAAACTACAATGGCCATGATCGCCGCGGCTTCTACATAATCGCCGAGAAGGGCAGAGATCACAGAAGCCACGATCAACAGGATCACTACAAAATTATTGAGCTGATCCCATAACATTTGCAGAAATGTTGTACGTGGAGCCTCCTTCAACTGGTTCGGGCCATACTGCTCAAGACGTTTCTTTACATCTTCTGTTTTTAGTCCGCCATCCTGCACCTCGAAATGTTCGAGGACCTGTTCAGGGGTAAGTGAGTGCCAATCATGTTCGTGGTTGTTAGCTACAAGCGTCATTCATGTATTCTCCAAAGTAAATTTACCGTACAAGTCCTAAAAAAAGAAAAAAGACCACCACAGTACTGTGGTGGTCTTGCCAACGCATAAGTGCGCATGGATCGCCGATGACCTTTCGGTCAATGGTGTGACGACGATCCAATGGCGCTCCGGTATTGAACAAAGCACCACGGCTACTCCCCAACCAAAGGTAAGTGTATTCTTCCGTTACAAGGGTGTCAAGTCACATAACCTGGCAGGAGTGTCAGGCCGAGGACGTCTCGTTCGTTATTCCGCAGGTGCGATTCTTGTGCCTGTGGGAATTTCAGTATCCTTCGCGATCACCACAATACCATCGCGCACAAAATAGAAACCGCCATCCATATCCTTGTGATTGCGCGGGAACGGCAGGATCGTTACGTTATCACCGATGCGCACGTTCTTATCCAAGATGGCTGACTCGATATGACAATTCTTCCCGATCCCGATCGGGGTGTTCCCGCCCGGCCTCTCCGCATCATAATAATCAGCCCCCATGACAATGCTATCCTTGATGACCGTTCCCTCGGCCACCTGAGAGCGAACCCCCACAATCGAATGGGTAATATCGGCCTTGCTAACGCGGCACCCCTCTGCGATCAACACATCCTGCAATTTGCTTTCTTCCACAATGGAACCCGGCAAGAAACGCGCATGAGTATAGATCGGTGCCTTCGTATCATAGAAATTGAATGGCGGGTTTGAGTGTGTCAACTTTAAATTGGTTTCATAGAACGAACGGATCGTCCCAATATCTTCCCAATATCCATCAAAGTCATAGCCGTACACCTTATGCGAGAGGATCGCCTGCGGGATGATATCGCCGCCAAAATCATCACTTCGCAAATGATAGTTCAAAAGATCGCTCAACACCTTTGTCTTGAACATATAAATGCCCATCGAACCAAGGAACGGTTGGTCAGCATCCTTGCGGCTGATGAATTTGTTCTGGACTTCCGGGTCTTTCGGCTTTTCAATGAAAGCGGAGATGCGATCATCCTCTTCCACTTTCAATATCCCAAAACGGGACGCTTCGCTTCGCGCTACGGGTTGAACTGCTACTGTTATATCGGCTTTTTTCTCCCAGTGGAACTCGGCCATCTTCTGATAATCCATGCGGTAGAGGTGATCGCCAGCAAGGATCAACACATAATCCGCGCCCGTTGCCTGAATCTCGAACAACTGCTTGCGGACGGCATCTGCCGTTCCCTGGTACCAATCTGCACTTTGAGGAGTCTGCTCGGCGGCCCAGATCTGCACCCAGCCGGTATGGAACACGTCAAAGTTATACGCTTGTGAAATATGTCGATGCAATGAAACAGAATTGAATTGAGTTAGAACCGCAACACGATAGATCCCCGAATTGATACAGTTACTGATGGGAATGTCGATCAACCGATATTTTCCCGCAATAGGCACAGCCGGTTTTGAACGCATCTGGGTCAACGGATGCAGGCGCGACCCCCGCCCTCCTCCCATGATTACACCCAGAACATTGTTCATTGACGGCATAACAGCCTCCTATGCAATAGATTGTATTACTTGGCTATTATCCCTTAAAACCGAAATATTTGCGTACTTTTGATGCAATAAAAACAAATGGGTACGCCAACAAGATCAGCAGATCGATCAACGCAAAGAACAAGTAAAGCTTCATTTGTCTCTCCTTTACCAATAGCGGAAAAAATCAAGAACGCGAAACCACCTTCCACTGGCAGTCTCGCGACATGATCAGGCGCTATCTCCTGATTACAAATTTATTCTACGACTTCAAATGACCCAAGTCAACAATCCTTTATATCTATCTAATGAAACACTTATGATTCAATGCAGTTCCAGCCATAAACAATCCCATATTCCTCCCGCATGATAAAATACTCTCATGCAACAATCATTGGAAAAACTACGCAAATTCTTCCGTCTCGAACACGGGAACGGATACGAAAACACCGCCATCATCGGCGGACTCGCCAAAATGCTCGATTATTGGGAAGGCGAAGCCCGTGCCGATGGGATCCAAGAAGAAGTCATCCAAGCTGTCGTGCAGAGACTCCGCTCATATGACGGACTCAGCCCCCAGTCTCGGGCTGACGCGTTAAAAGGGTTGTGGAAGCGCATCGGGGACGCATATCCCGAAGCCCAGCAAAAGCCCCAACAGCAACCGCGTCCAACCCCGCCACCACAAGCCCAACAACCGCAACCCGAAGTGCCTGCCAAACAGGAAGTACAACCTCGAGAACCCCGTGAGCAACGTGAACAACGCGAACCGCGCGAACAACGTGAGTTTAAACCACGTCCACCCGTTACACCACGTTCTGAAACCGTGGCAGGTGCAAAGAGCTCGGCCAACCCCGCCGCGCTCAATGCAAAATTGACAGTGCTTCAAGGCGTGGGGCCGCGCAATGCTGAATCACTTGAAAAGCTGGGCATGCAAACGCTCGGCGATATGCTCTATTACTTCCCGCGCCGCTACGACGATTACTCACAACTCAAACCCATCAAAGACCTTTTCTATGGCGAACAGGTCACCGTTATCGGAACGATCCAAAGCGTGCATTCACGCCCCATCCGTGGCGGCAAATCATCCATCATCGAATGCGTCATCAGTGATGGCACGGGTGCCTTGCGGTTGAGTTACTTCAATCAACCCTGGCTCGCCAACCGTTTCAAACAGGGCGATGCCATTTCCGTTTCGGGCAAGATCGATCAATACCTTGGCCGTCTCATCATGAACAGCCCCGATTGGGAATCGGTGGAAGTGGAAAGTCTACACACAAATCGCATCGTACCTGTTTACCCGCTCACCGAACGCATCACACAAAAATGGCTTCGCAACCAAATGAAGCAAGTCATCACCTATTGGGCACCAGCCGTTGTCGATGCACTGCCAGAAAGTGTCCGCAACTCGGCGCGTCTCATGCCGTTGGGCGAAGCACTGCTACAAGTTCACTTCCCTGACTCGCAGGATAAACTCAAAGCCGCGCGTGAACGACTTGCCTTCGACGAGATCTTCTACCTGCAAACAGGAGTTCTCCGCCAGAGACGTGACTGGAAAGCCGTGGAAGCCAAGCGCTTCACCATCTCAGACGAGAAGCTGGATTCGCTTACGAAGAGCCTTCCCTTCACCCTGACATCCGTCCAGCAAAAAGCCATCACCGATATTCGCGCCGACTTCGACTCCGGTAAGCCCATGAACCGACTCTTACAAGGCGACGTAGGTTCTGGTAAAACCGTCGTTGCCGCGATGGCCGCCGCGATGATCACAGTGAACAATGCGCAAGCCGCGATCATGGCACCTACATCCATTTTGGCGGAACAACATTATCGCAACTTCACGAACCTTCTCAAAGATGTTCTCAAACCCGAAGAGATCCGTTTACTGGTTGGCGACACATCTGAAGCAGAAAAAGAAGAGATCCGCAACGGTCTCGCGAACAACTCGATCAAGATCGTGATCGGTACACATGCGGTCATCGAACCGAACGTCCAATTCACTGATTTACAATTCGCTGTCATCGACGAACAGCATCGCTTTGGTGTGGAACAACGCGCAGAGTTACGAAGCAAAGGTACGAATCCGCACCTGCTGGTGATGACCGCCACTCCGATCCCACGTTCCCTCGCCCTCACCCTATACGGCGACCTCGATCTCTCCATCATGGACGAGATGCCCGCGGGACGCATCCCTATCAACACTTTCGTGCTTCGCCCACAAGAACGTGAGCGCGCCTTCACATTATTGCGCGGCCAGATCGCAGATGGCAAGCAGGCTTTCATCATTTATCCGTTGATCGAGGAAAGCGAAAAGATCGAAGCCCGTGCCGCAGTGGACGACTACGAGACTCTCTCGAAGGAAGTCTTCCCCAATTTAAAACTTGGCTTGTTACACGGCCGTATGCGCCCCGACGAAAAAGATGACGTCATGTTCAAGTTCCGCGATAAGCAATTCAATATCCTTGTTTCAACAACCGTCGTCGAAGTGGGTGTGGATGTTCCCAACGCAACCGTCATGCTCATCGAAGGCGCAGACCGATTCGGTCTCGCACAGTTACATCAATTACGTGGGCGTGTCGGGCGCGGCGCAGATCAATCCTATTGTCTGCTGATCCCCACCCACGAAGACAAGGCCGAGAACGAACGTTTGCAAGCCATGGCAGAGTCCAATGATGGCTTCGTCCTCGCCGAACGTGACCTGCAACAGCGCGGCCCTGGTGAATTTCTAGGCACACGTCAATCAGGTTATGCGTCCAGCCTACGCATGGCAAGCATCACCGATGTAAAACTCATCGAAAAAGCACGCGCACAGGCACAAACAGTATTCGAGAAAGATCCTGACCTATCCCAACCCGAACATGCCTTGCTCGCCGAAGCCCTTGGAAGATTCTGGGGTGAAGGCAAAGGCGATGTTTCGTAAATCCGTAGGGGCAGGTCTGAAACCAGCCCCTACTACAGCAAATGGAGTTTAAATGGTTCGAGCACTATTCCCGGGGACATTCGACCCCATCCACTACGGTCATATTGACATTGCCACCCGCGCCACACGTGTATTCGACGAAGTGGTGATGGCCGTGTACGATAAGCCGTTAAAGTCATTGATGTTTCCTCCCGAGGAACGCATCACGTTAGTCAAGGAAGCATTCAAGGATAATCCGAAGATCAAA
Proteins encoded in this window:
- a CDS encoding glycosyltransferase family 2 protein, with translation MWGSRINALSTFLSVIIPAYNEESRLPDTLEQMIRFFEKQSFTFEIVIVENGSVDRTLQVAQEFAQKHKAIRVIQNDQRGKGRAIQRGVKEAQGEYLFMCDADLSMPIEEISRFIPPQLNKVDIAIGSREAPGAVRYNEPPYRHFTGRVFNTLIRWLVLPGLQDTQCGFKCIRADIARDIYPYQTLTGWAFDVELLFIARHHGYQIVEVPIHWYFNADSKISVVRDSLRMFLDLLLIRRNTRRGLYDPKP
- a CDS encoding ribonuclease HII is translated as MIQNPDLSFETNLWDSGLLYIAGLDEAGRGALAGPVSVGAVILPNDKTLLSSTLVGARDSKQMTPLKRDSLAPRIREVALAWAVGFATADEIDAQGIVRATRLAAIRALHQFTITPQYLLTDFRLELPQLDISQTSLVKGDARCLSIACASILAKTERDALMRELDSQYQGYGLIKHKGYGTQAHRSAMKRLGLSDIHRKTFRVK
- a CDS encoding cation-translocating P-type ATPase, coding for MTLVANNHEHDWHSLTPEQVLEHFEVQDGGLKTEDVKKRLEQYGPNQLKEAPRTTFLQMLWDQLNNFVVILLIVASVISALLGDYVEAAAIMAIVVLNAVLGIVQERRAEEALAALKKLAAPDAQVMRDGHRRSVPSYELVPGDVVFLEAGNFIPADIRLLEAVNLRVEEASLTGESLPVQKNAATVLDKNVPLGDRKNTAFMGTLVSYGRGRGVVTGTGMRTQLGLIATMLQNVETEETPLQRRLDQLGKSLSIGSLILVAIVFVVALINYTNINGLFTGPLAYLKEYAAEITEVFIIAVSLAIAAVPEGLPAVVTISLALGMREMIKRHALIRKLASVETLGSATVICSDKTGTLTQNEMTVTRLWTDGQFIDITGTGYVPKGEFHVDGKPVDIAQYPGASTTLWLGVLNNDAEIETTGTSEDQQTYRIVGDPTEGALIVAATKAGAEHLQIDKAYPRENEVPFDSERKRMITIHNVREPRVNDISPFSNNKMKDWDVIAVKGAPDVVLELCSHYQTMNDDSKPLDEESRKRILAANDAMTKDALRVLGLAYRVVENVPDNPDELKADELEKDLVFVGLVGMIDPSRNEVKPALAHAREAGIRTVMITGDYPNTARAIAESIGLLQPGHKVATGADVDAMSDDVLRQEIKVTDVFARVSPEHKMRIVDALQANDEIVAMTGDGVNDAPAIKRADIGVAMGITGTDVAKETADMVLTDDNYASIVAAVEQGRIIYSNIRKFVFFLLSSNIAEIMIIFLATLAGLPAPLTAIQLLWLNLITDGAPALALAVEKGDPDIMQQKPRAKNEPIVNRSMAVGMVIQTITQTAAVLTAFGFGLLWHLESNAVVVGNPLTYILQHNWIGVDVQSAETMAFVTLSLCELFRAYTVRSERASLFSIGMFSNRYMQYAVGLSIALLLIVCAVPFLQPIFNTHFLSLREWSLVVGLALIPAISEEITKFFLRRGNG
- a CDS encoding glucose-1-phosphate adenylyltransferase, yielding MPSMNNVLGVIMGGGRGSRLHPLTQMRSKPAVPIAGKYRLIDIPISNCINSGIYRVAVLTQFNSVSLHRHISQAYNFDVFHTGWVQIWAAEQTPQSADWYQGTADAVRKQLFEIQATGADYVLILAGDHLYRMDYQKMAEFHWEKKADITVAVQPVARSEASRFGILKVEEDDRISAFIEKPKDPEVQNKFISRKDADQPFLGSMGIYMFKTKVLSDLLNYHLRSDDFGGDIIPQAILSHKVYGYDFDGYWEDIGTIRSFYETNLKLTHSNPPFNFYDTKAPIYTHARFLPGSIVEESKLQDVLIAEGCRVSKADITHSIVGVRSQVAEGTVIKDSIVMGADYYDAERPGGNTPIGIGKNCHIESAILDKNVRIGDNVTILPFPRNHKDMDGGFYFVRDGIVVIAKDTEIPTGTRIAPAE
- the recG gene encoding ATP-dependent DNA helicase RecG; amino-acid sequence: MQQSLEKLRKFFRLEHGNGYENTAIIGGLAKMLDYWEGEARADGIQEEVIQAVVQRLRSYDGLSPQSRADALKGLWKRIGDAYPEAQQKPQQQPRPTPPPQAQQPQPEVPAKQEVQPREPREQREQREPREQREFKPRPPVTPRSETVAGAKSSANPAALNAKLTVLQGVGPRNAESLEKLGMQTLGDMLYYFPRRYDDYSQLKPIKDLFYGEQVTVIGTIQSVHSRPIRGGKSSIIECVISDGTGALRLSYFNQPWLANRFKQGDAISVSGKIDQYLGRLIMNSPDWESVEVESLHTNRIVPVYPLTERITQKWLRNQMKQVITYWAPAVVDALPESVRNSARLMPLGEALLQVHFPDSQDKLKAARERLAFDEIFYLQTGVLRQRRDWKAVEAKRFTISDEKLDSLTKSLPFTLTSVQQKAITDIRADFDSGKPMNRLLQGDVGSGKTVVAAMAAAMITVNNAQAAIMAPTSILAEQHYRNFTNLLKDVLKPEEIRLLVGDTSEAEKEEIRNGLANNSIKIVIGTHAVIEPNVQFTDLQFAVIDEQHRFGVEQRAELRSKGTNPHLLVMTATPIPRSLALTLYGDLDLSIMDEMPAGRIPINTFVLRPQERERAFTLLRGQIADGKQAFIIYPLIEESEKIEARAAVDDYETLSKEVFPNLKLGLLHGRMRPDEKDDVMFKFRDKQFNILVSTTVVEVGVDVPNATVMLIEGADRFGLAQLHQLRGRVGRGADQSYCLLIPTHEDKAENERLQAMAESNDGFVLAERDLQQRGPGEFLGTRQSGYASSLRMASITDVKLIEKARAQAQTVFEKDPDLSQPEHALLAEALGRFWGEGKGDVS